The window TAAACCTAGGAGCAGGCTTATGTGTTTTCGTAGGACCAGCACTAGTTGCTTTATTCTATAACTTTGTTGGAGCACAAGGGATTATCTTTATCTTAGTAGGTCTCTACTTATTAAGTGCTGTTTTAACAAGATTTTTAAAATTACCTTCTGAAGTTCAAGTAAAAGGAGAAGGAATTGAAGAAAAAGTAATCTAGTTTTATAGATATTGTCAATTAAAAAAATGACAATATTAATCTATAAATATATGTCATAGATTCCATTGATATGGGAAAATAAAATGGATTATCTAGTTGAACATCAGAATGCTAAAGGAGTGCATCAGCTATGAAAAAACTCATTAACGATCCAAAAAATGTAGTAGAAGAAATGCTAGAAGGATATATTAAAGCACACCCAAATTATATAAAAGTACTACCGGAAAATGACCGCGCACTTGTAACAACAAAAGAGACAAGAGAAGGAAAAGTTGGCATATTAATTGGTGGAGGCTCAGGCCATGAACCAGCGTTTATGGGTTATGTAGGTGCTGGAATGGCTGATGGCGTTGCTGTTGGGAATATTTTCGCTTCCCCTTCACCAGACCCAATAGTAGAAGTGACAAAAGCGATTGATAAGGGTGCAGGTGTTGCCTATTTATATGGAAACTATGCCGGCGATGTGATGAACTTTGGAATGGCAGCTGAAATGGCTGATTTAGAAGAAGATATTAAAGTAGAAATGGCTTTAACATCTGATGATGTAGCGTCAGCTCCGAAGGCAGAAAAAGAAAAACGCCGTGGAATTGCGGGATCATTATTTATTTGGAAGGCAGCAGGTGCCGCAGCAGACTTTGGCTATAGTCTTGAGGATGTTATCCGCATGGCGAAGAAAGCAAATGAAAATACCCGCTCAATGGGTGTCGGTTTATCTCCATGCTCCTTGCCGCAAACGGGTAAGCCAAGCTTTGAATTAGGCGAAAATGAGATGGAGATCGGTCTTGGCCACCACGGAGAGCCTGGGGTTGAAAAGGGACCAATTAAAACAGCGGATGAAGTAGCCGATCGTCTTGTTCAAGATATTTTAGCTGATATTGAGATAACAAAGGGTGACAAAGTAGCTGTACTGGTGAATGGTCTTGGTTCCACACCTAGAATGGAATTATATATTCTGTTTAGAAGAGTGGAGCAAATTCTTAACGAAAAAGGAATTGAAATTCATCGCTCCTATGTAGGCGATTATATTACTTCTTTAGAAATGGGCGGTTGCTCGGTAACCTTAATGAAATTGGATGATGAGTTAATGAAAGCGGTTGATCATCCGGTTGATTGTCCTATGTTTGTTCAAAAATAAAGGGGGGTTATGAGAATGGAATTAACAGCAGTAGATTTGAAACAATTTTATAAAGAGATAGTGGAAATGATTGAAGTTCAAAAGGATTATCTATGTGAACTGGACCGTAAATTAGGCGATGGTGACCATGGTGTGACGATGTCTATCGGCTGGCAGGCGATTAATAATAAATTGGAAAATGAGCTCCTAGAGGAAGAGGATTGCAGCAAGATTAGTATTACGGTAGGAAAAACGTTTTTAAGTGCGGTTGGCTCCTCTGTGGGTCCGTTATATGCTACAGGATTTTTACGGGGGGCAAAGGAAATTAAAGGTAAAACCGTTATAAACGATCATGACCTTGCGCAATATTGGATTGCCTTTGCTAAAGGTGTGAAGGAGCGAGGTCAGGCAGAGGTCGGCGATAAAACTATGATTGATACACTGGAGCCTTTCTTCCAGACATTAGAAGCAAGCTATGGTGAATCACAGAATTTCGTTAGCTCGTTCCGCTTGGCTGTGGAAGCGGGTAAAAAAGGCATGGAGTCTACGAAAGATTTATTATCGAAAAGAGGACGTTCCAGTCGTTTAGGTGAAAGGTCTCTTGGTGCACAGGATCCTGGTGCTACATCAGCCTACTACATCCTATCTACTTTCCAGAGCTTTATTGAGAAGTACAGCGTAGCCGTATAATAGTCATTTGAATAAAGAATAACCACATAACATCCTAGAATGAACAGAAAAAAATAGTAGTATTCAAAAAAAGGAATCAGGAACCTTTATTTCTGGTTCTTTTTTTTAGAAAAAAACGGTTAGTATTTTTAAATGAAAATTAAAAATGAAATAAAACGATAAAAAACAAAAATAAAAATTGAAAAATGATAAAATAAGTATTAAAATGAAAATATATAAAAGAATATACGAAAAACCAAGGGGGTTTACGAAAAATGAAAATTGGTATTGGCAGTGATCATAATGCGTTTCAATTTAAGGAAGAGCTTAAAAGGTTCTTGGCAAATACAGAGCATGAAATCGTAGACTATGGATGCTACAGTCAGGATGCAGTTGACTATCCGGATGTAGCCTTTGAAGTGGCAGAGGCCATTAGTGAAGGAAAGCTTGAACGCGGCATCTTAATTTGCGGGACGGGTATCGGTGTTTCGATTGCTGCTAATAAATATCCAGGCATCCGAGCAGCGCTATGTCATGATACCTACTCTGCTGAAAGAGCGCAGCTCAGCAATAATGCGCAAATCATTACGATGGGATCACAAATTATTGGTTTAGAAACGGGGAAGAAAATTGTGGATGCCTACCTAAATTCTGAGTGGGCAGAAGGTTCTAAAAAGAAAGTAGATAAAATTATCGAAAAAGAAAAAGAATTTGTAAATGTAAATTTTAAAGAAGTAGTTGCTTGCAGCTAAAAGAGCAAAATCCAAAGGGGGCGACAACATGCAATCATTGTTGCTGGATATAGTAAAAGTAACCGAATCAGCTGCCATTGCAGCACTGCCTTGGATTGGTAGCGGCGATAAAATGGCGGCAGATGGTGCCGGGACTAACGCAATGCGTGCGTCATTAAACAGGTTAAGGATGAACGGTACTGTCGTGATAGGCGAAGGAGAAATCGACGAGGCACCAATGCTGTTTATCGGTGAAAAGGTGGGAGCTGGAAATGGTCTGGAGGTGGATATCGCCGTTGATCCGATTGAAGGGACGAATCCTACCGTTAATGGACAGAGCAATGCCAGCGCAGTGATAGCTGTTGCGCCGAAAGGGACTTTGCTTCATGCTCCAGACATGTATATGGAAAAAATCGCGGTCGGACCAAAAGCAAAGGGCAAGATCGATATTGAAGCACCATTGCTAGATAATATTCAGGCTGTCGCCAAGGCAAGCGGCAAGGATGTAAGAGAGTTAACCATCCTTATCCAAGATAGACCAAGACATCAGGAATATATTGACATCATCAGAGGATGCGGAGCCAAGGTCCATTTATTCAATGATGGCGATGTGACCTACACAGCAGCAACCTGTATTGAAAACTTGAATATCGATATGTTTCTCGGCATCGGTGGTGCGCCAGAGGGCGTGCTTGGTGCTGTTGCCGTAAAAGGTCTTGGTGGTGAAATGCAGGCTAAGCTACTGCCATTTGATGAAGAAGAGTTTAATCGATGCAAGAAAATGGGAATTCTTCATCCGACCAAACCACTTAGGCATGAACAATTAATAAGTTCAGAAGACTGCATTTTTGCCGCAACTGGAATTACAGATAATCTGTACTTAAACGGAATTAAAAAGGAATCTAACCAGTATGTCACCCATTCCATCTTAATTTATGGAATAGAGCAGCGAGTAAGATATATCGAAAGCTTATATCCAGAGTATGAGTTTGCTAGATAAAAAGATAATTATATTAATAGTTTAAAGGGTCAAGAATATCAATAAAAACCAATATTGGAGGCAACAAGCATGGAATTTTTCTTAGATACAGCAAACATAGAAGAAATCAAGCGTATTAACCGCTTAGGTCTTGTGGATGGAGTAACTACGAACCCGACGATCATTGCAAAAGAAAACAGAGATTTTGAAGAAACCATTAAGGAAATTTGCAATCTTGTTGAGGGCCCTGTTAGTGCGGAAGTGATTGGTTTAACCGTTGATGAGATGGTGACGGAAGCAAGAGTAATTGCGGAGTGGGCTCCGAATGTTGTTGTAAAAATCCCAATGACAGAAGCTGGTCTTGAGGCTGTGAATATTTTATCAAAAGAAGGCATTAAAACGAATGTAACGTTAATTTTCTCGGTTTCGCAAGGATTAATGGCGGCAAAAGCTGGGGCAACCTATGTCAGCCCATTTGTTGGAAGAGTTGACGATATTGGAGTTGACGGCTTAGAGCTTATCCAAAACTTAAAAACAGTACTAGTAAACTATCAGTTAGATGCAAAAATTATTACGGCAAGTGTACGAAACATCGGACATTTAGAAAAAGCTGCGATTGCCGGTGCAGATATTGCTACAATCCCAGGCAATTTATTCCCTAAATTATGGAGCCATCCATTAACAGACAATGGAATTAAGCAATTTTTAGCTGATTGGGAAAAGGTGCCGAAGAAACAAGAGGTAAGATAATTCGGGAATAACCCCAGTCTTATCAAAAGAAAAAGGAGTGTTCCATTTGACTGCTATTGCGACATCTGTTGAACAATTATCCATTAATGCCGTTCGTACACTGGCAATTGATGCGATTGAAAAAGCAAATTCAGGACATCCCGGTCTGCCAATGGGAGCGGCGTCTATGGCTTACACATTATGGACGGAGCATATGACACATAACCCTAAAAATGCCAAGTGGTTTAACCGTGACCGTTTTGTCCTATCTGCCGGCCATGGTTCCATGCTTCTCTACGCATTGCTTCATTTATCAGGCTACAATGTCACCATGGACGATTTGAAGAATTTTCGTCAATGGGGCTCGAGAACCCCAGGTCATCCGGAATATGGCCATACAGATGGAGTCGAAACAACAACAGGACCGCTTGGGCAAGGGATTGCTACAGCCGTTGGGATGGCAATGGCCGAAGCGCATCTAGCTGCAGCGTACAATAAAGAAGACTTCACGGTAATTGATCATTATACATTTACACTTGTTGGTGACGGTGATTTAATGGAAGGAATCTCCCATGAAACCGCCTCGCTTGCCGGGCATCTTGGATTAGGAAAATTAATTGTTTTATATGATTCCAATGACATCTCCCTTGATGGCGACTTGAATAAATCTTACTCAGACAATACAGCGGAACGCTTTAAAGCCTACGGCTGGCAGGTGTTGCGGGTAGAAGACGGAAATGACCTAGGTGCTTTAAACCAAGCGATTCATGAAGCAAAAAGCAATACGGCTCAGCCGACGTTAATTGAAGTGAAAACGGTCATTGGTTACGGATCACCGAATAAATCAGGCTCCTCTGCATCACATGGTGCACCGCTTGGAAAGAGTGAAGTGGAATTAACAAAGGAAAGTTACCAATGGAGTTATGAGCCGTTCCAGGTTCCAGAAGAGGTTTATCACGATTTTAACGAAAAAACACGGGAAAAGGGTGCTGTTGCAGAAGAGGCATGGAATCATGTGTTTTCTGCATACAAAGAAAGGTATCCTAAAGATGCGGAAGAGTTAGAGCGTGCGATAAAAGGTGAACTGCCGCTGAATTGGTCTGAAAATCTTCCTGTCTATGAACTTGGTGAAAATAAAGCAACCCGTGATGCATCTGGCCAAGTGCTCAATGCCATCGCAGAAGCTTTGCCACAATTTATCGGTGGAAGCGCAGATTTAGCAGGTTCAAACAAAACAACAATTCTTGGACAGACAGATTTTTCAAAGAATGCCTATGAAGGTAGAAATATATGGTTTGGCGTCCGTGAATTTGCCATGGCTGCAGCGTTAAACGGAATGGCCTTGCATGGAGGATTAAAGGTATTCGGTGGGACATTCTTTGTCTTCAGTGACTATCTCCGCCCAGCCGTACGATTATCTGCCCTAATGAAATTACCTGTCACCTATGTCCTTACACATGATTCCATTGCTGTAGGGGAGGACGGTCCTACGCATCAGCCGATTGAACACTTAGCTTCTTTCCGTGTGATGCCTGGTTTATCCGTCATCCGTCCGGCAGACGGAAATGAAACGAGTGCAGCCTGGAGACTCGCGGTAGAATCTACGAATAAACCAACTGCTTTAGTACTGACAAGACAGAACCTGCCAATATTAGCAGGGACGAAGGAACAGGCCTATGAAGGTGTGACAAAAGGTGCTTATGTGATTAGTCCGGCAGTCAAGGATACAGCGGATGCGATTTTAATTGCAACCGGATCAGAGGTCCATCTGGCCATTCAGGCACAGCAAGCGTTAAAAGAAAAAGGGATTGCCGTGAGTGTGGTCAGCATGCCGTCATGGGATCGTTTTGACGAACAAGACCAGACGTATAAGGATGCTGTCCTGCCTCCACAAGTAACCAAACGGTTGGCGATTGAAATGGGCTCCCCATTTGGCTGGGAACGCTATGTGGGAGACAAAGGCAGAATAATTGGAATTGATACGTTTGGAGCATCTGGAAAAGCGGAGAAATTAATGGAGGACTTTGGATTTACGATTGACAATGTCGTAAAACAAGTGGAAGGCTTATTGTAAGTGACCTTGATTAATAAATTACTTTTATTGCTAATTTGTTTACTACCCATTTTGAAAAGATAGATAGAACATGTTAACTTCATTCAGCAAATGCTTTTTGTACCGAAAGCTTGCGACAGGTACAGAAGTCCTCCACTTCTACAAGTGGGGGATGAATGCAAATGGTACTTCGATTCAGTGGGGTACAAACCCCTGCTGAATGAAGTTAAGCCACCGGCGAGTCTTGCGATTTTTTAAAGGTAGTTTATCGAGCGAGCTCGATAAAAAATCCGGACGCAAATTCGACGGGCGAATTTGATTAAAAAAACCGGAACAAACTTTGGTTCTGCCCCAAGAACCGTGACTTTATTGGAAGGGAACGCCATAAAGGTCTGTGGAAAGATGCCATTTCTTACTGAAGAAATGGCATCTTTCCTTTGGGTGCGGATGCTTCGGAACCAGCCTGCGAAACGTCCTCGTAAGGAGGTTCTGAATGCCTCGGAACCCCTAATAATTGGCTTTACATCAGTCCGGTTACCTGTAGGTCGGTAATGAGAAACACTCCGTATGGAAACTTTTTTACGGTATAGATATTTTCAAAGTCCATGACGGTTTCTCGCGCCTCATCCCCGAAATAGACTCCAAACGATTCTTGGACGGTTATCTGATAAGTATCCTCTTCAATCGGAGTAATTTTGCTAACCTCATAATAGAGCAGGGTTTCCTTTATGTTACGTTCATACGTATCAAGAACATATTCAGCCTGTGCATGATAGAAAACACTCGTCGGGTCAATGAGATGCATGATATAGATGAAGGCTCCCTCGTTGACCGCCAAAGGATAATTGGTCATATATTCGTCCATCAGCATCCTTATTTTCTGCTCCTCCAGCTCGGAGGGTCCCTCCACGTCTGAAGTGGTAGCAGAAGGTATTTCAGCAGGTGGTGCTGGACCGTCAGCTTCTGCTCCAGTAGGCGGTGCAGGGCGCTCACCCCCTGTTTTTGTATCATTAGGCAGCTCCTTTGTTGGTTTCGTTTGAGTGGGCGCTTCCTCCTTTGGAGCCGTTTCCTTCCGGCTGGCCTCCTCAACAGTTTCTTGACCCTGGACATTCTCCACGGGTGTCTCCTCAATTGAAGCGTCGTTAGAAGTCTCCTTATCAGAGCAGCCAACCACTAATAGGAGGCAAATTATCCATAATAGGATCAATCCATACGGTTTTCTCATCATCTCACCTCTGCAGAATATGGACGTGATTAAGATAAATAGTAAATAAGTGATAAAAAAAGTCCCAACTCTATCCTATTCAGCTTGGGTGAAGAAATATGCTTCGTCCTTCAAGAAAATTTGCGGGGAAAGCGACCGGAAAAAGGTCATTATTGTTTGGTTATGTGGCATGGTCTAGAAGGATAGCGTAAAACGGCTAAGTAAATGGAGAATTTATAAATGGTAATCTATGAGATAAGAAATATTGATAACGAAGCCTATGAACATGAAGTGGTTGAAGAGCGATAAATTAAGCGGGATATCTGATTGAAAAAATATATCCGCGGTTTTGGGAGACTTATCCGCGGATTTCAGCGGGATATCCGCGCTTTTTGATAAGATATCCGCGCTTTTTTAACACATATCCGCATATATCCATTTTATACCAATTATTAAAGGCTTAATTACCTCTTTATATAAAAAAACAAAAAGAGTCAGCCCCCTACCGTTGAGAGGATTGACTCTTTTCTTATCTTATCTTATTCGTTCGCTTCGCTAGCCTTCACTTCTTTTTTCATCGGCTGAACATATCCGTATGTCATTGTCCGCCACAGCCATTCAAACGGACCAAAGTGGAAGCTTCTCAGCCAGATATAGCTGAACAGAGTTTGAGCCGCATAGATGGCGAGACAGATAAGTGTTCCTGCTGCGAGGCTGACCTTTCCATAATAATTCAGCCCTAAGAATATCCCGAGCGAGATAAAGGTCTGCAATAAATAATTTGTTAACGCCATCTGTCCGGTATAGCCAAGCGGACGCAGCAGTCTTTGCCAGAACGAACGACGCAGTAGCAGCACTAATGATGACATATAGAAGAAGCATAGGACCACTCCGCTTAAGCTAGTAAGGAGGAAGATGGTATTTTGCTGATAAGCACCTGTGTCGATGGCACCTGTTTTAAAGGAAGCCAATAGAGCAACAAGCGGAAGACCTAATAACAGCGTAATCCACCATACCTTTTTAAGCATTCGCAGATGGTCTGAGACCGCCCGGAACACACCGATTTTTCCGGCATAAAGTCCGAATAAGAACATGGCCAGAACCGTGATAATCGTAAAAGGGATATTTGCTAGTACCATGCCTATTTCGGTTTGCAGGCGGTACGCAACCAGCTCTAAATATGGTGCATTTTCATACATCTCTACATATTCGGCAAGCTTACCCGATTCAGTCTCGTCTATCTCTGTGTAAATGGTTTCCATCTTGGATGCAGGAATTAGAAACGGGGCAGATAGTGAACCACTCCCACCACTTACCACCCTTACGGGTCGCTTGAAGTGGGGGCTTCTCGACTTATCGTTACTTTTACTAGCTAACGAAAAATGACCGAGCTAACCCTCTTGTTCCAAGAGTTCTTGTTTCTATGATAACGCCAATAGGCGAATACCTTCATTTTTGATATTGATTGCTGAATTGTAGTCACGCTCTGCCACGTAACCACATGAACAACGGTAGGTGCGTTCAGATAGTTTCATTGGTTTTTCTGCACCACAACAAGAACACTTCTTAGTGGAAGGGAACCACTTATCCATTTTCACGAGTTGTTTTCCTTGTTCTTTTAGCTTGTACGCTAAGAAAGTAGTGAACATACCCCAACCATTGTCGTGAACGCTTTTTCCAAAGTGAAGGGCTTGAGACATTCCCTTCATGTTCAAGTCCTCAATCACGACAGCATCAAAGTTAGAAGCTAATTCTTTTGACTTATGATGAAGAAAATTCATGCGTTGGTTCGCCACTTTCTCATGTAACTTAGCTACTACTAGTCGTTGCTTGTTCCAACGTGCAGAACCTTTCTTACGTTTGGACAGAATGCGTTGTGCTTTTGCTAATTTTTCTGACATGACACGATAGTAACGAGGATAATTGGCTTTCTCATTCTCACTACTCACGTATAATTCATCCATAGCAAAATCTAGCCCAACGACATTTTCTATTGTTTTAGGCTGTATGTCTTTTTCGTATTCTGTTAGTACAGACACATAGTATTTCCCTGACTTCGTTCTCGAAATGGTGCAGGATTTCAGTTTGTAGTTCTCAGGAATTTCTCTATGCTGTTTGATTTTCACAAGTTTTAGCTTAGGTAATTTGATATGACCGTCTTTCAATTCGATGTTTCCATCGACTAAGTTAGTCGTGTAGGATTGTTTTGCTTTACGGTTTTTGAACTTTGGAAATTCCGCATTTCCTACAAAGAAATTCTTATAAGCAGTCTGCAAGTTGATTTGTGCGTTCGCTAAGGCTAATGAATCCACTTCTTTTAGGAATGGAAACTCACCTTTGTATTTTGCAGGAGTCGGAAACTTTTGCTTTTTAAGCATTTCTTTATCGTCCTTGAACTTTTCATAGGTTTCCTTGCGTTCAGCTAACATCTTGTTATAGACAAAACGAACACAGCCGAAAGTTTTGGCTAATAATACGGCTTTTTCTTTGTTTGGCAACAATCGAAATTTGAAAGCTTTGTTTTGTTTGGTCATATCAATTCACCTCACTTTTGACCTTGATTTTCGATGTATTTTTTGATGGTATCAATTGGAGCACCGCCTGTTGTAAGTAGACAGAAACTCCTTGACCAGAACATTTCTTTCCATAGCTTTTTTCTGATATGCGGAAAATCTCTCTTTATCAATCGAGAACTTGCACTCTTATAAGCATTGATGAACTTTGATAATTCAGAGTTGGGATGTGCTTTGAATAAGATGTGGATATAGTCTTTATCATGATTCCATTCCACTAAAGAAATATTGTACTTACTTCCAATCTCAGTGAACATCACCTTTGCAAAATCAGATATTTCACTGTCAAACACTTGTCTGCGATATTTCACAACCAGTACAAGATGATAATACATCAAGAACACTGAATGATTATTACTATCTAATTTCATTGTTATATCAATCCTTTATTCTACCTAAGACTGATTATACCAAAACCTTTGGCTAAAGCCAACCGAAATTCATCTCCCACCTACTCATTGGGCTATCGCCCTTCACAATTCTTGAGGATGGGAGACTTCTTTCGGAAATCCGTTAAAGCATGGAACGCAATTAATAAGCTGAAAGCCCAAATCAACAGTGTTTTAGGTTTTCTCTTATAAAAAAGCAGCAGTAGAAAGCCGGCAATGGCGTAGGTATGGAGGATATCCCCGTACCAAAGGAGCACGAGATGAAGGGCGCCAAATAATAGCAGTGCGAATAGCCGTCTGGAAAACAAACGGTTGATCCTGAGCCCCTTCTGTTCGGCACGGCTCATAAAGATGTAAAACCCAAGGCCGAATAGGAAGGAAAAAATCGTATAAAATTTCGTTTGAACAAACATCTGAAACAAGAGGTCAAGCCAGTAATCCATGCCGTTATACTCCGGAGCACTCACCATCAAAGCCGGTGAATGGAAGGCAGGCATATTCACCAGGAATATCCCGAGCAGCGCAAAGCCACGAATGATATCGATTGTCAAAATCCTCTCCTGGCTGGATATCGGTGTTGATTTCATCCCATCATCTCCTAATCAAATTCGCCCGTCGAATTTGCGTCCGGATTTTTATCGAGCTTGCTCGATAAACTACCTTAAACAAACAATTATCAAGATGAAATATCGATAGGGTCAATCAAGAAAACATTAGTCCCATAATTAATATGTAGAAATTAAACAGGGTATACCGGAATATTTGGATATAATATCCAGAAGTGGTGTCAGGCATCATTTAATCAGACTAGACCTCCATCATAGGTCCACACTCGGTGACTTGCTCAAGGAAGCTTGTAAAGAAAAAAGAGAATGAGATTGACGTAAATAAGGAACTACTATAAGAAGTGATAGGACTAATTTTCTAAATCAAGGAAATCGATGGTTTTGGGGAGGTCTACATGGATAGAAGAGTATGGAAGAATCCTGTTTTTTCAGTATCGGCGGTCGTTATTACATTGCTGGTGATATTGGGGGCTGCTGTTCCAGAGCGATTTGGAATCGTTGCTGGGCGCTTATTTAATTACACCACCATCAACTTTGGCTGGTTTTATTTGATTGCTGTATTTATATTAATCATTTTTTTAGTAGGACTTGCCATTAGTAAATATGGGACGATTCGTTTAGGAGGGGAGGATGAGCGTCCGGAGTTTTCCTTTTTTACGTGGATTGGCATGCTGTTTTCTGCTGGCTTTGGTGCTGGGCTTGTCTTCTGGGGAGTTGCCGAGCCGATGAGTCACTTTTTTACCTCACCTTTTCCGGGAGTGGAATCGCAGAATGAGGAAGCGGCAAGGGTGGCCATGGGCTATGCCTTTTTTCATTGGGGTGTCAGCCAATGGGCGGTGTTTGCGATTGTCGGATTGGTGATTGCCTTTTTACAGTTTCGAAAACAAAAAAATGGCTTGGTGTCGACAGCCCTCGAGCCAGTGACGGGCAGTAAACCAATAGTGAAGGGGACGATTGATACGCTGGCTGTTATCGCCACGGTTATGGGGATAGCAACCTCAATCGGCTTAGGTGTTCTGCAGATGAATGGCGGAATTAATGCGGTATTTGGGACGGAGAACTCCTTTGGAATTCAGCTAATGATCATCTTTTTCATTTTTATCGCCTATATGCTGTCCTCAACCACTGGACTCGATAAGGGGATTAAATTTCTGAGCAATTTAAACTTAGCTTTAGCGATTGTCCTTTTGTTGTTCGTCCTAATTGTAGGTCCGACGGTGTTTATTATGGAAAGCTTTACGCTGGCAATCGGAGATTATTTTTCTAACTTCATTCAGTACAGCTTACGGCTGCAGCCTTATCGCGGCGGGACTTGGGTACGAGATTGGACGATTTTCTACTGGGCATGGGCCATCGCCTGGTCACCATATGTAGGGGCGTTTGTAGCGAGAGTTTCAAGGGGGCGGACGATTCGAGAATACATCATGGGGGTGATGGTCATTCCGCCGCTGATTGCTTGTCTCTGGATTGCAGCTTTTGGGGGGACGGCGTTATGGAATGACCTAAATCGCCAGGCAGGTATCGCGGAGGCAGTCAATGCGGATATTACCTCGGCCCTGTTCGAGACCTTTAGCCAGCTGCCATTTACGGCCATAGTGTCATCACTTTCCATTTTGCTGATTCTAACATTCCTGGTCACATCGGCGGATTCTGCTACCTATACATTAGCGAGCATGACCAGTAATGGCACGCTGACACCGCCAACCTTTGCCAAGCTGGTCTGGGGTGTCTTGATGTCAGCGATTGCAACCGTCCTGCTTTATGCCGGCGGTTTGGAGGCCCTGCAGACGGCTTCCTTGATAGCGGCTTTGCCGTTTACCATCATATTGCTGATGCTAATTTTTGCAATAGTTAAGCTGTTAAAGCATGAGCCTCTGCCCATTCGTAAAGCAGACTTACGCCGTTTTCGCCGTCTCGAGATGGCAGCCGCGAATAAAAAGGGTAAGAAATAAGGAGCAGGTGCGGTTTCTATCGATTCTAATACCTGAAAAAAGACAAACTCGGGGAGTTTGTCTTTTTAGCGTTGCCTGACACTACAGCTGCATTTGTTTGTTTCTGCGTTGAAGGATGAGGGCTTCTAGTGTTCCAGATCCGAGGAGGACTCCGGAAACAATGAGAACTAATCCGGCATAGTGTGCGGGTACGATGGCTTCATTCAGGAACAATGCTGCACCTAGGACGGAGAAGAAGGTATTTAAGTTCAAGAATATGGACGCTTCGGCAGGTCCGACCTGGCTGATGCAATAGTTATAGACGGCGTGTCCAATGCCCGTTCCAAAGACGGCTGAAAGCAGGAAGACCACCCATAGCGACGGCGTTGCCCCTGGAATCGTCGCTAGCCCATTTGGTTCTAGAAGTAGGCTGAAAAGAAATAGAATCAGTGAGCCGAAAAACAGCATATATCCGGTAAACAACACTGGATTCATCGTTTTAGACACTTTGCTGATGATAAGAAAGCTGAACGCCTGCGATAATATGGCAAGGAAGATATGGAAATCCCCAATATTAATCGTTTCGAGTGCGCCATTGCCAAATAGGACAGTAA of the Bacillus tuaregi genome contains:
- a CDS encoding DMT family transporter, which gives rise to MNAMKIYMILFLLMIVWGFNVSMVKTIVENWAPITITSLRIFSASLVVLLMLAFTRKLRLPVKKEWLYIGAGSLLSVILHHYFLASGLSKTSAANGGLILGMGPLLTVVLSMIFLKKRPTPLALLGFFLGGAGVSVTVLFGNGALETINIGDFHIFLAILSQAFSFLIISKVSKTMNPVLFTGYMLFFGSLILFLFSLLLEPNGLATIPGATPSLWVVFLLSAVFGTGIGHAVYNYCISQVGPAEASIFLNLNTFFSVLGAALFLNEAIVPAHYAGLVLIVSGVLLGSGTLEALILQRRNKQMQL
- the tnpA gene encoding IS200/IS605 family transposase — encoded protein: MKLDSNNHSVFLMYYHLVLVVKYRRQVFDSEISDFAKVMFTEIGSKYNISLVEWNHDKDYIHILFKAHPNSELSKFINAYKSASSRLIKRDFPHIRKKLWKEMFWSRSFCLLTTGGAPIDTIKKYIENQGQK
- a CDS encoding RNA-guided endonuclease TnpB family protein; this translates as MTKQNKAFKFRLLPNKEKAVLLAKTFGCVRFVYNKMLAERKETYEKFKDDKEMLKKQKFPTPAKYKGEFPFLKEVDSLALANAQINLQTAYKNFFVGNAEFPKFKNRKAKQSYTTNLVDGNIELKDGHIKLPKLKLVKIKQHREIPENYKLKSCTISRTKSGKYYVSVLTEYEKDIQPKTIENVVGLDFAMDELYVSSENEKANYPRYYRVMSEKLAKAQRILSKRKKGSARWNKQRLVVAKLHEKVANQRMNFLHHKSKELASNFDAVVIEDLNMKGMSQALHFGKSVHDNGWGMFTTFLAYKLKEQGKQLVKMDKWFPSTKKCSCCGAEKPMKLSERTYRCSCGYVAERDYNSAINIKNEGIRLLALS
- a CDS encoding TcaA NTF2-like domain-containing protein, producing the protein MMRKPYGLILLWIICLLLVVGCSDKETSNDASIEETPVENVQGQETVEEASRKETAPKEEAPTQTKPTKELPNDTKTGGERPAPPTGAEADGPAPPAEIPSATTSDVEGPSELEEQKIRMLMDEYMTNYPLAVNEGAFIYIMHLIDPTSVFYHAQAEYVLDTYERNIKETLLYYEVSKITPIEEDTYQITVQESFGVYFGDEARETVMDFENIYTVKKFPYGVFLITDLQVTGLM
- a CDS encoding DUF418 domain-containing protein produces the protein MVSGGSGSLSAPFLIPASKMETIYTEIDETESGKLAEYVEMYENAPYLELVAYRLQTEIGMVLANIPFTIITVLAMFLFGLYAGKIGVFRAVSDHLRMLKKVWWITLLLGLPLVALLASFKTGAIDTGAYQQNTIFLLTSLSGVVLCFFYMSSLVLLLRRSFWQRLLRPLGYTGQMALTNYLLQTFISLGIFLGLNYYGKVSLAAGTLICLAIYAAQTLFSYIWLRSFHFGPFEWLWRTMTYGYVQPMKKEVKASEANE
- a CDS encoding BCCT family transporter, with the protein product MDRRVWKNPVFSVSAVVITLLVILGAAVPERFGIVAGRLFNYTTINFGWFYLIAVFILIIFLVGLAISKYGTIRLGGEDERPEFSFFTWIGMLFSAGFGAGLVFWGVAEPMSHFFTSPFPGVESQNEEAARVAMGYAFFHWGVSQWAVFAIVGLVIAFLQFRKQKNGLVSTALEPVTGSKPIVKGTIDTLAVIATVMGIATSIGLGVLQMNGGINAVFGTENSFGIQLMIIFFIFIAYMLSSTTGLDKGIKFLSNLNLALAIVLLLFVLIVGPTVFIMESFTLAIGDYFSNFIQYSLRLQPYRGGTWVRDWTIFYWAWAIAWSPYVGAFVARVSRGRTIREYIMGVMVIPPLIACLWIAAFGGTALWNDLNRQAGIAEAVNADITSALFETFSQLPFTAIVSSLSILLILTFLVTSADSATYTLASMTSNGTLTPPTFAKLVWGVLMSAIATVLLYAGGLEALQTASLIAALPFTIILLMLIFAIVKLLKHEPLPIRKADLRRFRRLEMAAANKKGKK